One stretch of Candidatus Binataceae bacterium DNA includes these proteins:
- a CDS encoding NAD(P)-dependent alcohol dehydrogenase — translation MRAFVMKGIGKVGFAEKPIPTPGPTDAVVKTTKALICTSDVHTVHGAIGPRDNLTLGHEAVGVVHQVGAGVKRFKPGDHVLVGAITPEWGDVAAQAGHSSQSNGALGGWKFANIKDGVFAEYFHVNEADANMAHIPSAVADEAAVYCCDMISTGVMAAENACIPAGGTVAVFALGPVGLMAVAGARMLGAGLIIGVDSVPRRQELARSYGADAIVDFEKEDAVARIMELTDGEGVDSAIEALGGDLSFQNAIRVTKPGGTISNAGYHGKGEFVHVPRLEWGVGMAEKTIRTGLCPGGRLRMERLLRLLKGGRIDPTRLTTHTMPFDQLERAFEMMENKRDGIIKPLILF, via the coding sequence ATGCGAGCCTTCGTGATGAAAGGGATTGGCAAGGTCGGCTTCGCCGAGAAACCGATTCCTACTCCAGGTCCGACCGACGCCGTCGTGAAAACCACCAAGGCCCTCATCTGCACTTCCGACGTGCACACGGTCCACGGCGCGATCGGTCCGCGCGACAATCTCACGCTCGGGCACGAGGCGGTCGGCGTCGTCCATCAGGTCGGCGCGGGGGTCAAGCGCTTCAAGCCGGGCGACCACGTCCTCGTCGGCGCAATCACGCCCGAGTGGGGCGACGTGGCCGCGCAGGCGGGACACTCCTCGCAATCCAACGGCGCGCTTGGCGGATGGAAGTTCGCCAACATCAAAGATGGCGTTTTTGCCGAGTACTTTCACGTCAACGAGGCCGACGCCAACATGGCGCACATACCGTCTGCGGTCGCCGACGAGGCAGCAGTGTATTGCTGCGACATGATCTCGACCGGTGTGATGGCGGCCGAAAACGCCTGCATCCCGGCCGGCGGCACGGTCGCCGTTTTCGCGCTCGGCCCTGTGGGCTTGATGGCGGTGGCGGGCGCGCGGATGCTCGGCGCGGGCCTGATTATCGGGGTCGATTCTGTACCGCGCCGCCAGGAACTCGCGCGATCGTACGGCGCGGACGCCATCGTTGACTTCGAAAAGGAAGACGCCGTCGCACGCATCATGGAGCTGACCGACGGCGAGGGCGTCGATTCGGCAATCGAGGCACTGGGCGGCGACCTCTCGTTTCAAAACGCGATTCGCGTCACCAAGCCGGGTGGCACAATCTCCAATGCGGGCTATCATGGCAAGGGCGAGTTCGTTCACGTCCCGCGTCTGGAATGGGGTGTGGGCATGGCGGAGAAGACGATTCGCACCGGGCTATGTCCGGGCGGGCGGCTCAGGATGGAACGGCTGTTGCGGCTGCTTAAGGGCGGTCGCATCGATCCGACGCGACTGACCACGCACACGATGCCCTTCGATCAACTCGAACGCGCGTTCGAGATGATGGAGAACAAGCGCGACGGCATTATCAAACCGCTGATCCTGT